The uncultured Campylobacter sp. genome window below encodes:
- a CDS encoding flotillin domain-containing protein: AGLNANGSVSNAGASLSDQIVNASLNYKVNAPIIDDLMKQVGIDLNGGIQNIAQPLRSGEKLGSASDLNGSEQKSNAAKGGK; encoded by the coding sequence GTGCTGGCTTGAATGCTAACGGGAGCGTTAGCAACGCGGGCGCATCGCTATCCGATCAAATCGTAAACGCGTCTTTAAACTATAAAGTAAACGCGCCTATAATAGACGACCTAATGAAGCAAGTAGGCATCGACCTAAACGGCGGGATACAAAATATCGCCCAGCCTCTGCGTAGCGGCGAAAAGTTAGGTAGCGCCTCTGATTTAAACGGCTCCGAGCAAAAATCTAATGCTGCAAAAGGCGGAAAATAG